Proteins from a genomic interval of Planctomycetota bacterium:
- a CDS encoding VOC family protein yields MSQALPIDHVAVPSNDIARSVSHYVESFGVVVLYQDETWAFLKMGDVKLALVTPSQHPPHVALRVDEATLSRHAEAAGVDIDSHRDGTRGIYLRDPDGNAVELICYPAGKTVYDEKG; encoded by the coding sequence ATGAGCCAGGCGCTGCCGATCGATCACGTCGCTGTTCCCTCGAATGACATCGCCAGGAGCGTGTCGCACTACGTCGAGTCGTTCGGTGTGGTCGTGCTGTACCAGGACGAGACCTGGGCCTTCCTGAAAATGGGCGACGTGAAGCTCGCCCTCGTGACGCCGTCGCAGCACCCGCCGCACGTCGCTTTGCGAGTCGACGAGGCCACGCTCAGCCGTCACGCCGAGGCTGCGGGCGTCGACATCGACTCGCATCGCGACGGCACGCGCGGCATCTACCTCCGCGATCCCGACGGCAACGCCGTCGAGCTGATCTGCTACCCGGCCGGCAAGACCGTCTACGACGAGAAGGGCTGA
- a CDS encoding LemA family protein has protein sequence MNTALIIILVLVGIVVLIGLVVVFWGIGTYNKLVSLREGVRNGWSQIEVLLKRRHDLIPNLVETVKGYASHESETLEAVIAARNGAVAANSVESQGQAEGALSGALRQLFAVAESYPDLKANQNFSELQTELANTENGIAGQRQGYNNTVKTYNETVQQVPANFIAGPFGFTKKPFFEVTTEAEREAPSVKF, from the coding sequence ATGAATACCGCTCTGATAATCATCCTCGTGCTCGTCGGCATCGTCGTGCTCATCGGCCTGGTGGTCGTGTTCTGGGGCATCGGGACGTACAACAAGCTCGTTTCGCTCCGCGAGGGCGTCCGCAACGGCTGGAGCCAGATCGAGGTGCTCCTCAAGCGTCGCCACGACCTGATCCCCAACCTGGTCGAGACCGTCAAGGGCTACGCCTCGCACGAGTCCGAGACCCTCGAGGCCGTCATCGCCGCGCGCAACGGCGCTGTCGCCGCGAACAGCGTCGAGAGTCAGGGCCAAGCCGAAGGTGCCCTGAGCGGTGCCCTGCGGCAACTCTTCGCCGTCGCCGAGAGCTACCCCGACCTCAAGGCCAACCAGAACTTCAGCGAGCTCCAGACGGAGCTGGCCAACACCGAGAACGGCATCGCCGGTCAGCGTCAGGGGTACAACAACACGGTCAAGACCTACAACGAGACCGTCCAGCAGGTCCCAGCGAACTTCATCGCCGGACCGTTCGGGTTCACGAAGAAGCCGTTCTTCGAGGTGACGACCGAAGCGGAACGCGAAGCCCCGAGCGTCAAGTTCTGA
- a CDS encoding DUF2617 family protein, whose amino-acid sequence MSQRTKQRKQFALNLLLYSNPVHPELFRRHRSMTVDRKAYSANVHLIDGGHLVEFDAGGSHLTEIVLNGGENKPNNGLIEEVPCRGERCHEAETHENIRYMISTQEEQLSGTLYDATRREILDYAQKRELMWTEVPADEAEGRGRFLGALDIERRAGELLVQSFHLFDEFQMVVKTQAIMEVIRPSR is encoded by the coding sequence ATGAGCCAACGCACGAAGCAGCGCAAACAGTTCGCCCTCAACCTGCTGCTGTACAGCAACCCGGTCCACCCAGAACTGTTTCGTCGACATCGATCGATGACCGTCGATCGCAAGGCCTACTCGGCCAACGTTCACCTCATCGACGGCGGCCACCTCGTCGAGTTCGACGCCGGCGGCAGCCACCTCACCGAGATCGTCCTCAACGGCGGAGAGAACAAGCCCAACAACGGGCTCATCGAAGAGGTCCCCTGCCGTGGCGAGCGGTGCCACGAGGCCGAGACGCACGAAAACATTCGCTACATGATCTCGACGCAGGAGGAGCAGCTTTCCGGCACGCTCTACGACGCCACGCGACGCGAGATCCTCGACTACGCCCAGAAGCGCGAGCTGATGTGGACCGAAGTCCCCGCCGACGAAGCGGAAGGCCGCGGGCGATTCCTGGGAGCCCTCGACATCGAGCGTCGCGCCGGCGAGCTCCTGGTCCAGAGCTTCCACCTGTTCGACGAGTTCCAGATGGTCGTCAAGACGCAGGCCATCATGGAAGTGATCCGACCGAGCCGCTGA
- a CDS encoding CPBP family intramembrane glutamic endopeptidase — MADVEPREPYLVQSRRPLAAAAFVLVAVVVLHAGLWFSDADRPTTGVLIVHWTATTIQRLSPGEIAVLLAMAAVLAPLVAHVFAGQRWRLRKRLLPAMAAESAVLALPLVAMSLVLFPSQNLLSTGTGQGWLVAIEAGIFEELVFRMAGFAVVDVLVGLVLGHDERARKITLAAAVVVTSLAFAGHHYLPLTQEPFEWPSFIFRALAGVWLGVVFLTRGFGLAVGCHIAYNAAIL, encoded by the coding sequence CAGAGCCGCCGACCGCTGGCGGCGGCGGCGTTCGTGCTGGTCGCGGTCGTGGTGCTCCACGCGGGGCTGTGGTTCAGCGACGCGGATCGGCCGACGACGGGCGTGTTGATCGTCCACTGGACCGCAACGACCATCCAGCGACTCAGCCCGGGCGAGATCGCCGTGCTCCTGGCGATGGCGGCGGTGCTAGCGCCGCTCGTCGCGCACGTCTTCGCGGGTCAGCGATGGCGTCTGCGGAAGCGGCTGTTGCCTGCGATGGCGGCGGAGTCGGCGGTGCTTGCGTTGCCGTTGGTGGCGATGTCGCTGGTGCTGTTCCCGAGCCAGAACCTGCTGTCGACCGGCACCGGTCAGGGCTGGCTGGTCGCGATCGAGGCGGGCATCTTCGAGGAGCTGGTGTTTCGAATGGCCGGCTTCGCGGTGGTCGACGTCCTGGTCGGCCTGGTGCTCGGGCACGACGAGCGGGCACGGAAGATCACGCTTGCCGCGGCCGTCGTCGTGACGAGTCTGGCGTTCGCCGGGCATCACTATCTGCCGCTGACGCAGGAGCCGTTTGAGTGGCCGTCGTTCATCTTCCGGGCGCTTGCGGGCGTGTGGCTGGGCGTGGTGTTCCTGACGCGTGGCTTTGGCCTGGCGGTGGGGTGTCACATCGCGTACAACGCCGCAATTTTGTGA